One Methanobrevibacter ruminantium DNA segment encodes these proteins:
- a CDS encoding RlmE family RNA methyltransferase: MGSRWQVEKKNDPYYKRAKSEEYRSRASYKLKQLDKKYKIIKEGDTVVDLGAAPGGWSQVALEKVGEDGIVVGVDLNRIKPFHEPNYYGIRGDFTKEIVQEKIMELTNGKVKVLMSDAAPSLTGVKDLDHLRSVDLVETVIKIADNILETEGNLVIKAFQGSEYKRLLDSIKYDFRKVKSTKPPSSRQKSKEMYIVGLGYRKGPKKKK; this comes from the coding sequence ATGGGAAGCAGATGGCAAGTGGAAAAGAAGAATGACCCTTATTACAAAAGAGCTAAAAGTGAAGAGTATCGTTCAAGAGCATCATACAAACTTAAGCAACTTGATAAGAAATACAAGATCATTAAGGAAGGAGACACTGTAGTGGACTTAGGTGCTGCTCCAGGGGGATGGTCTCAAGTTGCATTGGAAAAGGTAGGCGAAGATGGAATCGTTGTAGGAGTCGATTTAAATAGAATCAAGCCATTCCACGAACCTAATTATTATGGAATCAGAGGGGACTTTACAAAAGAGATTGTTCAGGAAAAGATCATGGAATTGACAAATGGTAAAGTGAAAGTCCTTATGTCAGATGCTGCACCTTCATTAACTGGAGTTAAAGACCTCGACCATTTAAGGTCTGTAGACCTTGTTGAAACAGTGATTAAGATTGCAGACAATATCCTTGAAACCGAAGGAAATCTGGTTATCAAAGCATTTCAAGGTTCCGAATACAAACGCCTTTTAGACAGCATCAAATACGATTTCAGAAAAGTGAAATCAACAAAGCCTCCATCATCAAGACAAAAGAGTAAAGAAATGTATATTGTAGGTTTAGGCTATAGAAAGGGACCTAAAAAGAAAAAATAA